A genome region from Armatimonadota bacterium includes the following:
- a CDS encoding aminotransferase class IV, with protein sequence MSEKLLKEWGKVCINGKLVAAEEATVSAIDRGFLYGDGIFETIRVYKGVPFMLDAHLARMAEGCSVISMPPPNMEQVKLWVEETLSANYLSDAYLRITATRGATGLLWYDLDTSSVTVVIMAKPMVQERFSEGLRLMVSSFRSDELSPLSRIKHTGILWKIMARAEARRAGVDDALLLNTKGHVSEATAANIFWVCDGKLFTPALDCGILAGITRAIVIEIANAVGIETQEGYFTLDDVFNAEEVFLTSSTRELVPVRSLGDKQFGDMGYGRMTKLLLSLYQERLPS encoded by the coding sequence ATGTCTGAAAAGCTCCTCAAAGAATGGGGCAAAGTTTGCATAAATGGAAAGCTTGTCGCGGCAGAAGAAGCAACTGTCTCGGCTATCGATAGGGGCTTTTTGTATGGAGATGGAATATTTGAAACGATACGTGTCTATAAGGGAGTGCCATTTATGCTCGATGCGCACCTTGCACGCATGGCTGAGGGTTGCTCAGTGATTTCTATGCCCCCTCCAAACATGGAACAAGTCAAGCTTTGGGTTGAGGAAACCCTCTCGGCAAATTATCTGAGCGATGCTTATTTGAGGATTACGGCAACTAGAGGGGCAACCGGTTTGCTTTGGTATGACCTTGATACTTCCAGCGTGACTGTGGTGATTATGGCTAAGCCAATGGTGCAGGAGAGATTCAGCGAGGGGTTACGCTTGATGGTGTCAAGCTTCCGAAGTGATGAGCTTAGCCCTCTTAGTCGTATAAAGCATACTGGAATCCTCTGGAAGATTATGGCTAGGGCGGAGGCTAGGCGTGCTGGAGTAGATGACGCTCTCTTGCTCAACACCAAAGGGCATGTCTCTGAAGCAACTGCTGCAAATATATTTTGGGTATGCGATGGAAAGCTCTTTACGCCAGCGCTGGATTGCGGAATCCTTGCAGGAATTACCCGTGCAATTGTGATTGAGATAGCAAATGCTGTTGGAATCGAGACACAGGAAGGCTATTTCACACTAGACGATGTTTTCAATGCTGAGGAGGTCTTTCTAACCAGCTCAACTAGAGAGCTTGTGCCGGTGCGCTCGCTTGGCGATAAACAGTTTGGAGACATGGGTTATGGCCGGATGACCAAGCTGTTGTTGAGCCTGTACCAAGAACGTCTTCCTTCATGA
- a CDS encoding YtxH domain-containing protein, whose protein sequence is MARKGNFWLGILIGAAAGAVTALLYAPKKGEELRSDIGEKAREAGRKAGEAWGEMKAKASTLASTAKGQISQAAIKSREMVAATKSKVKEAVEAGRQAAEEKRKELEAQMEEKERESPCE, encoded by the coding sequence ATGGCACGCAAGGGAAACTTTTGGCTCGGCATCCTAATTGGCGCGGCCGCAGGGGCTGTTACCGCTTTGCTTTACGCCCCCAAAAAGGGTGAAGAGCTTCGAAGCGATATTGGCGAGAAAGCCCGTGAGGCTGGAAGAAAAGCGGGCGAAGCATGGGGTGAAATGAAAGCGAAGGCTTCCACCCTTGCATCAACAGCAAAGGGGCAAATTTCGCAAGCGGCAATTAAGAGCCGTGAAATGGTCGCAGCAACTAAATCAAAAGTCAAGGAAGCCGTGGAGGCTGGACGTCAAGCCGCTGAAGAAAAGCGAAAAGAGCTCGAAGCTCAAATGGAGGAGAAAGAACGCGAGTCCCCTTGTGAGTAA
- a CDS encoding NAD(P)-dependent oxidoreductase, giving the protein MDVGFIGLGTMGRPMVRNLLKSGFRVNIYGRRKPIMDELAAEGAVPAESPAEVARRSEVVITMLPDSPDVKLVVTGPSGVLEGARPESVIIDMSTISPAVAKEIAKEAAEKGIYFLDAPVSGGEPGAIAATLSIMVGGDKAAFDKCLPIFQALGKNITYMGESGTGQMTKLCNQIICALNIQAVCEGLMLGEKAGLNMEKLLSVVSAGAASSWMLSNLAPKMLAEDYEPGFKVILQQKDLRLALGAAEEMKLPLPGTSLVHQLFRAVEAAGMGEKGTQALIIALKKLAASDA; this is encoded by the coding sequence ATGGACGTAGGTTTCATTGGCCTTGGAACCATGGGGCGGCCCATGGTGCGAAATCTGCTGAAAAGTGGATTTAGGGTTAACATATATGGGCGGCGAAAGCCAATTATGGATGAGCTTGCAGCAGAAGGAGCAGTGCCCGCAGAATCACCGGCAGAAGTCGCCCGTCGCTCGGAAGTCGTTATCACCATGCTCCCCGATTCTCCAGATGTAAAGTTGGTCGTAACCGGCCCCTCGGGTGTATTAGAAGGTGCGCGGCCCGAATCGGTGATAATTGATATGAGCACAATCTCCCCGGCAGTTGCCAAAGAAATTGCTAAGGAGGCTGCTGAGAAGGGAATCTATTTCCTCGATGCTCCAGTTAGCGGAGGCGAGCCTGGCGCAATTGCCGCCACCCTTTCAATAATGGTCGGCGGCGACAAAGCGGCATTCGACAAGTGTCTCCCTATTTTTCAGGCTCTTGGAAAAAACATAACATACATGGGAGAAAGTGGAACCGGCCAGATGACGAAGCTCTGCAACCAGATTATCTGCGCGCTGAACATCCAAGCGGTATGTGAAGGTCTTATGCTTGGCGAGAAAGCGGGGCTAAACATGGAAAAGCTTCTATCGGTTGTCTCAGCTGGCGCAGCGAGCAGTTGGATGTTATCCAACCTCGCCCCAAAAATGCTTGCGGAAGACTACGAACCTGGATTCAAAGTTATTCTCCAGCAAAAAGACCTCCGCCTCGCGCTTGGAGCAGCCGAGGAGATGAAGCTGCCTCTGCCGGGAACAAGCCTCGTTCATCAACTATTCCGAGCAGTCGAAGCCGCAGGCATGGGCGAAAAAGGCACGCAAGCTCTTATTATTGCACTAAAGAAACTTGCGGCATCGGACGCATAG
- a CDS encoding YhfC family glutamic-type intramembrane protease, producing the protein MQNCYLSCPNDIMLVADLPVNAGYMDILHMSSYTYFYYGLAICIVIGVPITSALWMRRKLHAPWKYLAYGILTFIISQVLRLPTLEIIRKVTGAQHESATILWLACLALSAGFFEEVARYIGFLFLFRGGRNPQNAVIYGLGHGGFETSLVALQMLSVLRMLSAYGRLDISAVHLNAQTLSIIEFAKTGWLPMAGAFERIATLPVHVALSLVVLQAFSRQDRSWLVLAIGIHAGINFSAIFASRHLGLFWTEILLGLFAIGAILLVRKLIND; encoded by the coding sequence TTGCAAAATTGCTACTTGAGTTGCCCTAATGATATAATGCTCGTAGCTGACCTGCCAGTAAACGCTGGCTACATGGATATTCTCCACATGAGCTCTTATACCTATTTTTACTATGGGCTAGCAATCTGTATCGTTATTGGAGTCCCAATCACATCGGCTCTTTGGATGCGCCGTAAACTTCATGCCCCATGGAAATACCTCGCCTATGGGATTCTAACGTTCATTATCTCGCAAGTTTTGCGCCTCCCCACGCTTGAAATAATTAGAAAAGTCACCGGTGCACAACATGAGTCTGCAACAATTCTTTGGTTGGCATGTCTTGCACTCAGCGCAGGCTTTTTCGAAGAGGTAGCGCGATATATTGGCTTTTTATTTCTTTTTCGTGGTGGTCGTAATCCTCAGAATGCAGTAATATATGGGCTAGGACACGGGGGGTTCGAAACATCACTCGTCGCCCTTCAGATGCTTTCGGTGTTACGTATGCTTTCCGCCTATGGAAGATTAGATATTTCAGCGGTTCATCTCAACGCTCAGACCCTTTCTATTATTGAATTTGCCAAGACCGGATGGCTTCCCATGGCAGGCGCTTTTGAGCGCATTGCGACTCTTCCTGTTCATGTCGCTCTCTCGCTGGTAGTTCTGCAAGCTTTTTCAAGGCAAGACAGGTCCTGGCTGGTTCTTGCAATAGGCATCCATGCTGGAATTAACTTCTCTGCCATATTTGCATCAAGACACCTGGGTCTCTTCTGGACTGAAATTCTCCTCGGGCTCTTTGCAATTGGAGCGATACTCTTGGTACGAAAGTTAATAAATGATTGA
- the pabB gene encoding aminodeoxychorismate synthase component I: protein MTRKLPFWVEPAQVFEHIACLPGSMLLESQPGALYGRFSIICTSPFGTLRTIGRSSFLNMSGESLETNLSPFEILRDLLFRFQTEPNLLAGAIVGYFGYEMGGLIENLPEPQPDDIGMPDCFLGFYNHLAIFDHTEKAIFLNGCSLEGTPDPLPGIMALEQLIIDAQGEDNQHHLPREGESIIAPCSSFTLDEYCAVVNRCKEYIAAGDIYQVNISQRFKVPLTMSPWSMYLKLRSINPSPYAAYLNCGGFQVVCSSPECFLDYCPSTRIVITKPIKGTRPRGSTSSEDERLARELASSEKDMAENVMIVDLERNDLGRVCEFGSVDVPLLAQVESHSTVHHLVTTVRGRLRQGLGAVDLLMACFPSGSITGAPKIRSMEIISELEPVRRGVYTGSIGYLGFDGSVNLNVAIRTAITKGDLCYFHVGGGIVADSEPVAEYQETLDKGRAFMEVLGCLKSSSKNGAKFA from the coding sequence TTGACCCGGAAATTACCGTTCTGGGTTGAGCCAGCGCAGGTTTTCGAGCATATTGCCTGCCTGCCCGGCTCGATGCTTCTTGAAAGCCAGCCAGGCGCACTTTATGGAAGATTCTCGATTATTTGCACCAGTCCCTTCGGGACCCTCCGCACAATTGGCCGCAGCAGTTTTCTAAATATGTCGGGTGAAAGCTTGGAAACAAATTTATCTCCATTTGAAATACTTCGGGATTTGCTTTTTCGTTTCCAAACCGAGCCCAATCTACTTGCGGGAGCCATTGTTGGATACTTTGGATATGAAATGGGCGGTTTAATTGAGAATTTACCTGAGCCTCAACCTGATGATATTGGCATGCCGGACTGCTTTCTTGGCTTCTATAATCACTTGGCAATCTTTGACCATACAGAGAAGGCAATATTTCTGAATGGATGCTCCCTAGAGGGGACACCAGATCCATTGCCTGGAATCATGGCACTAGAACAATTGATTATTGACGCACAAGGCGAAGACAATCAACATCATTTGCCAAGAGAGGGCGAGAGTATAATTGCTCCTTGCTCAAGCTTTACACTGGATGAATACTGCGCGGTTGTTAATAGGTGCAAAGAATATATTGCGGCTGGCGATATCTACCAGGTAAACATTTCTCAAAGGTTTAAAGTGCCGCTCACAATGTCACCCTGGAGTATGTATCTTAAATTGAGAAGCATCAATCCGTCGCCCTATGCTGCCTATTTAAACTGCGGCGGTTTCCAAGTTGTGTGTTCCTCGCCCGAATGTTTCCTTGACTACTGCCCCAGCACGCGAATTGTGATTACAAAACCAATTAAAGGCACGCGGCCACGTGGAAGCACCTCGAGTGAGGATGAGAGGCTTGCGAGAGAGCTAGCCTCAAGCGAGAAAGACATGGCAGAGAATGTCATGATTGTGGACCTTGAAAGGAACGACCTTGGGCGGGTGTGTGAGTTTGGTTCGGTGGATGTGCCGCTTCTTGCGCAGGTGGAAAGCCATTCGACAGTGCATCACCTTGTTACGACTGTTAGGGGTCGCTTGCGGCAAGGGCTAGGAGCAGTGGATTTGCTGATGGCTTGTTTCCCTAGCGGTTCTATTACCGGTGCACCAAAAATACGCTCGATGGAGATTATCAGCGAACTCGAGCCGGTTCGCCGCGGAGTATATACTGGTTCGATAGGTTATCTTGGGTTTGACGGCTCGGTTAATCTGAACGTAGCAATTAGGACAGCTATAACAAAGGGTGATTTGTGTTATTTCCACGTTGGCGGGGGCATTGTTGCTGATTCCGAGCCGGTGGCCGAATACCAGGAGACACTTGACAAGGGTCGAGCATTCATGGAGGTTCTAGGATGTCTGAAAAGCTCCTCAAAGAATGGGGCAAAGTTTGCATAA
- a CDS encoding tetratricopeptide repeat protein: MSDQNQLKQGLELLKAGKIDEAIGQLELACEMDPSDYRAFNYLGIAYAQKKLFNRAIGAFNRAIQLRSDIPSVHYNLGLAYDADGLPEKAREEFEKALELDPNYEKAREALKHVMKEEEELNQGQACARHTDEPAIGHCSFCHLPVCKECKTIIDGKIFCKFCAEKLR; this comes from the coding sequence GTGTCCGACCAAAACCAACTGAAGCAGGGTCTGGAGCTTCTGAAAGCTGGAAAAATAGACGAAGCAATCGGTCAGCTCGAGCTAGCTTGTGAAATGGATCCGAGCGATTACAGAGCGTTCAACTATCTAGGAATTGCTTACGCACAGAAGAAGCTTTTCAACAGAGCCATAGGAGCATTCAACAGGGCAATACAACTTCGCTCGGATATCCCCAGCGTCCACTACAACCTTGGGCTTGCATACGATGCCGACGGCCTTCCCGAAAAGGCGCGCGAGGAGTTCGAAAAGGCACTCGAGCTAGACCCGAACTACGAGAAAGCCAGGGAAGCCCTTAAGCACGTAATGAAGGAAGAGGAAGAGCTAAACCAAGGGCAAGCTTGTGCTAGGCATACCGATGAACCAGCCATTGGACATTGTTCTTTTTGCCACCTGCCTGTATGTAAGGAATGCAAGACTATTATTGATGGAAAAATCTTCTGCAAGTTCTGCGCAGAAAAGCTTCGGTAG
- a CDS encoding deoxyribonuclease IV, whose translation MRISEGLEAAARTAAEIGCETIQVFAANPNAWNSPPIEPANGALFRKLTTDFGLHPVAVHTPYLLNLASPDWRIYLASAHVLADHVRRAEAIGANFVVTHIGSHKGSGIEQGIKRVASAISKALNQSTGKTALLLENSAGSGDSIGSKFENLRAILDQLSDYADRLGICLDTAHLWGAGYDVSNKDEIERTFEAFDSTVGMEYLKLLHLNDTKVELGSRVDRHANIGVGKIGEQGFHALLHYPPLANLAGVIEVPAKSIETDIHDLGVLKRLREK comes from the coding sequence ATGCGAATAAGCGAGGGTTTGGAAGCAGCGGCAAGGACAGCTGCGGAGATCGGATGCGAGACAATCCAGGTTTTCGCCGCCAATCCAAATGCTTGGAATTCGCCACCAATCGAACCTGCCAACGGTGCACTCTTTAGAAAGCTCACAACCGATTTCGGCCTCCACCCAGTAGCCGTCCATACACCATATTTGCTTAATCTCGCATCACCTGATTGGCGTATTTATTTGGCATCAGCTCACGTACTAGCGGACCATGTGCGCCGTGCTGAGGCAATTGGCGCCAATTTCGTCGTAACTCACATAGGAAGTCACAAGGGTTCAGGAATTGAGCAGGGAATCAAACGTGTTGCCAGTGCTATTTCTAAGGCGCTGAACCAATCAACTGGAAAGACGGCGCTCCTTCTTGAAAATTCCGCCGGCTCTGGCGATTCGATTGGTTCGAAATTCGAGAACCTGCGGGCAATTCTTGACCAACTAAGCGATTACGCAGACAGACTGGGGATATGCCTCGACACTGCTCATCTTTGGGGAGCGGGATACGATGTGTCAAATAAAGATGAGATTGAACGAACATTCGAGGCTTTTGACTCGACTGTCGGAATGGAATATCTCAAGCTTTTACACCTGAACGACACCAAAGTTGAACTTGGCTCGCGTGTTGACCGGCACGCAAATATAGGCGTGGGGAAAATTGGTGAGCAGGGCTTCCACGCTCTGCTACATTACCCGCCACTTGCAAACCTCGCCGGGGTAATTGAGGTTCCCGCGAAGTCTATCGAGACAGATATCCATGATCTCGGAGTTTTAAAGAGGCTGCGTGAAAAGTAA
- a CDS encoding uracil-DNA glycosylase, translating to MSEVVERMERLKAEALECRRCELCETRTNVVFGEGNPETPLVIIGEGPGATEDATGRPFVGRAGQLLDQALRENGITRKHVYICNVLKCRAITVENGAVRNRPPTATEIAMCLPWLQKQIEIIQPLVILCLGAPAANTIIHKGFQMTKERGQWFPTPYARYATAALHPAYILRQHGEAFESARASLVADIAAARLKVIEAKKEPKLSLF from the coding sequence ATGTCTGAAGTAGTCGAACGCATGGAAAGGCTGAAGGCGGAAGCTCTTGAATGTCGACGGTGTGAGCTTTGTGAGACTCGAACGAACGTTGTTTTTGGCGAAGGGAATCCCGAGACACCGTTGGTAATAATTGGAGAAGGTCCAGGGGCAACAGAGGACGCTACAGGGCGGCCATTCGTCGGCAGGGCTGGTCAGCTTCTCGATCAAGCGCTTAGGGAGAATGGCATCACCCGAAAACATGTGTATATATGCAATGTTCTCAAATGTAGGGCAATCACAGTCGAAAACGGTGCTGTGCGAAATCGGCCGCCTACTGCTACTGAGATTGCAATGTGTCTTCCCTGGCTCCAAAAGCAAATTGAGATTATTCAGCCGCTGGTTATATTATGTCTGGGCGCACCTGCAGCAAACACAATCATTCATAAGGGTTTTCAAATGACAAAGGAGCGGGGCCAATGGTTTCCCACTCCATATGCTAGATATGCTACGGCAGCGCTACACCCGGCTTACATTTTGCGCCAACATGGCGAGGCTTTCGAAAGCGCTCGTGCTTCTCTGGTGGCTGACATTGCGGCTGCTCGCCTAAAGGTTATTGAGGCGAAAAAGGAGCCTAAACTCAGCTTGTTCTGA
- the ligA gene encoding NAD-dependent DNA ligase LigA — protein MDKQAAAARIEELRRQINYHNYRYYVLDQPVISDAEYDRLMQELISLEEAFPDLVTPDSPTQRIGAPPATEFESYTHRQPMLSLSNAFGEEELLAFDQRIKRMLGMNPGDDIEYVAELKIDGLAVSLTYENGYFVRGATRGDGYTGEDVTANLKTIRSIPLVLIQPQRFPEPPPAVAATQSRGDTLPLFGSESISDLGCYPIPEIVEVRGEVFMLHEEFRRINREREEKGEPTFANPRNAAAGSVRQLDSSVTASRKLDIFVYGIGFVQGVEFRTHYEILQALKSWGFKVNPNIRLCPNIDSVKEFVDEWTEKRGTLGYDIDGVVVKVNSLDLQNRLGYVARSPRWAVAYKFPAMQETTKILDIIVQVGRTGALTPVAIMEPVEVGGVTVSRATLHNEDEIRRKDIRIGDTVVVQRAGDVIPEVVQVIKEKRTGDEREFVMPNKCPECGGEVERPEGEAVARCVNLACPAQLKERIVHFASRGAMNIEGVGPAQVDQLVDKGLVRDPADLYLLKMDDLLLLERMGKKLASNILEAIEKSKNTTLPRLIYGLGIRHVGEHVAQVLADHFGSLEALENASYEELCGIPEIGPVIAKSIATFFAQPENRAVLEKLRKAGVIPKTAPRTGATLAGKTFVFTGGLKTMTREEAEEKVRLLGGRAASSVSRNTDFVVAGEGAGSKLEKAKELGITILTEDEFIRMIS, from the coding sequence ATGGACAAACAGGCAGCCGCTGCCAGAATTGAAGAGCTTAGACGGCAAATTAACTATCACAACTATCGGTATTATGTTCTTGACCAGCCGGTAATCTCCGACGCAGAATATGACCGGTTGATGCAAGAGCTAATTTCTCTTGAGGAAGCATTTCCAGACCTTGTCACGCCTGATTCTCCAACTCAACGAATTGGTGCTCCTCCAGCAACTGAGTTCGAGTCATACACACATCGCCAACCTATGCTAAGCCTTAGCAATGCGTTCGGTGAGGAGGAGCTCTTAGCATTCGACCAGCGAATCAAGCGAATGCTTGGCATGAATCCTGGCGATGACATTGAATATGTGGCGGAGCTAAAAATTGACGGATTGGCTGTGTCGCTCACTTACGAGAATGGGTATTTCGTTCGCGGGGCAACCCGTGGAGATGGCTACACTGGCGAGGATGTTACAGCCAATTTGAAAACAATAAGATCAATCCCATTGGTTTTAATTCAACCACAAAGGTTCCCAGAACCGCCGCCTGCTGTTGCTGCAACTCAAAGTCGAGGGGATACGCTGCCGTTATTCGGGTCGGAATCTATAAGTGACCTGGGTTGTTATCCGATTCCCGAGATTGTTGAAGTTCGGGGCGAGGTGTTCATGCTCCACGAAGAATTTCGTCGGATAAATCGTGAGCGAGAAGAAAAAGGCGAACCTACCTTTGCAAACCCTCGGAATGCTGCAGCGGGGTCGGTCAGGCAGCTTGACTCTTCTGTCACCGCAAGCCGGAAGCTTGATATCTTCGTTTATGGCATCGGCTTCGTGCAAGGCGTAGAATTCCGAACGCATTATGAGATTCTTCAGGCACTCAAGTCGTGGGGTTTCAAAGTTAATCCAAATATACGCCTATGTCCAAATATTGATAGTGTGAAAGAGTTTGTGGATGAATGGACTGAAAAGCGCGGAACCCTAGGTTATGACATAGACGGCGTTGTAGTTAAGGTGAACTCTCTTGACCTGCAGAATCGCCTCGGCTACGTGGCAAGAAGTCCACGATGGGCTGTAGCGTACAAATTTCCTGCGATGCAGGAGACAACCAAGATCCTGGACATCATTGTGCAGGTCGGGCGTACTGGTGCATTAACTCCGGTTGCGATCATGGAACCTGTTGAGGTTGGAGGGGTAACGGTTAGCCGAGCGACCCTTCATAATGAGGACGAAATCCGACGAAAGGACATTCGAATTGGCGATACTGTAGTAGTTCAGCGTGCAGGCGATGTCATTCCCGAGGTTGTGCAAGTCATAAAAGAGAAGCGAACTGGCGATGAACGAGAGTTTGTGATGCCTAACAAGTGCCCCGAGTGTGGAGGCGAGGTTGAGAGGCCGGAGGGTGAGGCAGTTGCTAGGTGCGTCAACCTAGCGTGCCCGGCGCAATTAAAAGAGAGGATTGTCCACTTTGCTTCTCGAGGTGCGATGAATATCGAAGGAGTTGGGCCAGCACAAGTTGACCAACTCGTTGATAAAGGGCTCGTACGCGATCCTGCTGACCTATACTTGCTTAAAATGGACGATCTCTTGCTTCTTGAACGAATGGGCAAGAAGCTAGCATCAAATATCCTGGAAGCCATCGAAAAGAGCAAAAACACAACACTTCCTAGGCTGATTTACGGCCTTGGAATTAGGCATGTTGGCGAGCATGTGGCTCAGGTGCTTGCGGACCATTTTGGTTCGCTGGAGGCGTTAGAAAACGCCAGCTATGAGGAGTTGTGCGGTATTCCTGAGATTGGGCCAGTTATTGCTAAAAGTATTGCAACTTTCTTTGCCCAGCCAGAGAACCGTGCGGTACTCGAAAAACTCCGCAAGGCAGGTGTAATTCCCAAAACAGCCCCGCGGACAGGAGCCACCCTTGCAGGCAAGACATTCGTGTTCACCGGTGGACTAAAAACAATGACCCGAGAAGAGGCAGAGGAGAAAGTTAGGCTTCTCGGAGGCAGGGCGGCATCAAGCGTTAGCAGGAATACCGATTTTGTTGTTGCAGGGGAGGGCGCCGGCTCAAAGCTTGAAAAGGCCAAGGAGCTGGGAATTACAATATTGACTGAAGATGAATTCATTCGGATGATCTCATGA
- a CDS encoding DUF1844 domain-containing protein: MSEEDKEYEVVDKRKIKINKDGDVEVVEGANRQANESPQPNEEEASAKTEEAAEEEYQMQPADVYSLLKSFIGILGAHAWQWLGLVKNPLTGKIEKDLGQAKVAIDALALLIGHIESNLQPEEINELKGMLSDLRMNFVRQSGMG, encoded by the coding sequence TTGAGCGAAGAAGATAAGGAATATGAGGTTGTTGATAAGCGCAAAATTAAGATTAATAAGGACGGAGATGTGGAAGTAGTCGAGGGCGCAAATCGCCAAGCTAATGAGTCCCCACAACCAAACGAGGAAGAAGCTTCAGCAAAAACCGAAGAAGCGGCTGAAGAAGAGTACCAAATGCAGCCGGCAGATGTGTACTCACTTCTTAAGTCTTTCATCGGTATCCTGGGAGCGCATGCTTGGCAGTGGCTCGGATTGGTAAAGAATCCTTTAACTGGAAAGATTGAGAAAGATCTTGGCCAGGCAAAAGTTGCAATTGATGCGCTTGCGCTTTTAATTGGGCACATCGAGAGCAATCTCCAGCCGGAAGAGATAAATGAATTGAAAGGAATGCTCAGCGATTTGCGGATGAATTTTGTCCGCCAGAGCGGAATGGGTTAA
- a CDS encoding VanZ family protein: MSQNQIGGVQCSKQGSWVGPWLPVLIYMGAIFFLSSQPTLPSPPGVFGKDKFEHVLAYFGLGILVFRGSLLWPLLSWPGIYTQTFGIIALYGITDEFHQRFVPGRRCELYDWIADVFGAALAVILIAFIRFYRGNGGKRIERRR; encoded by the coding sequence ATGAGCCAAAATCAAATCGGCGGAGTGCAGTGTTCAAAGCAAGGATCATGGGTTGGGCCGTGGCTACCGGTATTAATTTACATGGGTGCTATCTTTTTCCTTTCGTCACAGCCGACGCTTCCCTCACCGCCGGGAGTTTTTGGAAAAGATAAATTCGAGCATGTATTGGCTTATTTTGGCCTTGGAATATTGGTATTTCGAGGCTCGTTGTTGTGGCCGCTCTTGAGTTGGCCTGGCATATACACTCAAACATTTGGAATAATAGCACTTTATGGGATAACTGATGAGTTTCATCAGCGATTTGTCCCAGGACGTAGATGCGAGCTATATGATTGGATTGCCGATGTTTTCGGTGCCGCTTTGGCAGTGATACTTATCGCATTTATACGGTTCTATCGGGGAAACGGAGGGAAAAGAATTGAGCGAAGAAGATAA
- a CDS encoding HIT domain-containing protein has product MKRLWAPWRMKYIQQSEMEGCIFCDKPKENRDKENLILWRGKTAFIMLNSFPYNPGHLMIAPFKHTADMYDLGEDELLEISQLLRYSVRLLTAEMNPDGFNLGVNLGRPAGAGIEDHLHWHVVPRWNGDTNFMPVIGETKVLPESLEATYEKLKKRIENLGAP; this is encoded by the coding sequence ATGAAGCGTTTGTGGGCACCGTGGCGAATGAAGTATATTCAACAGAGCGAGATGGAGGGTTGTATATTTTGCGATAAGCCAAAAGAGAATAGAGATAAAGAAAACCTGATTCTCTGGCGCGGGAAGACGGCTTTCATAATGCTGAACAGCTTTCCCTATAACCCTGGCCATTTAATGATTGCGCCGTTTAAACATACGGCGGATATGTATGACCTAGGCGAAGACGAACTTCTCGAAATTAGCCAACTCTTAAGGTATTCGGTGCGGCTTTTGACCGCTGAGATGAACCCCGACGGTTTCAACTTGGGCGTTAATCTTGGTCGGCCAGCTGGTGCGGGAATCGAGGACCATTTACACTGGCATGTTGTTCCGCGTTGGAACGGCGATACAAACTTTATGCCTGTAATCGGAGAGACGAAGGTTTTACCCGAAAGTCTCGAAGCAACCTATGAGAAGCTAAAAAAGAGGATTGAAAACTTGGGGGCGCCATAG